Proteins encoded together in one Carya illinoinensis cultivar Pawnee chromosome 3, C.illinoinensisPawnee_v1, whole genome shotgun sequence window:
- the LOC122303244 gene encoding actin-depolymerizing factor 7-like, protein MPNSASGMAVNDECKLKFLELKTKRNYRFIIFKIENQEVVVEKLGSPDETYDDFNESFPADECRYAVFDFDFITDENCQKSKIFFIAWSPDASRVRSKMVYASSKDRFKRELDGIQVELQATDPSEMSLDIVKGRAL, encoded by the exons ATG CCGAATTCGGCATCTGGAATGGCTGTGAATGATGAGTGTAAGCTGAAGTTCTTGGAGCTGAAAACGAAGAGGAACTACAGATTCATCATTTTCAAGATTGAGAATCAAGAAGTGGTGGTGGAGAAACTCGGAAGCCCAGATGAAACCTACGATGACTTCAACGAGTCTTTTCCTGCCGATGAATGCCGCTATGCAGTCTTTGATTTTGATTTCATCACTGATGAGAATTGCCAGAAaagcaagattttcttcattgCATG GTCACCGGACGCATCAAGAGTAAGAAGTAAGATGGTGTATGCGAGCTCCAAGGACAGATTCAAGAGGGAATTGGATGGCATTCAAGTGGAGTTGCAGGCAACAGATCCCAGTGAAATGAGCCTCGACATCGTAAAAGGCCGAGCACTTTAA
- the LOC122303246 gene encoding tubulin beta-1 chain, which yields MREILHIQGGQCGNQIGAKFWEVVCAEHGIDSTGRYQGDNDLQLERVNVYYNEASCGRFVPRAVLMDLEPGTMDSVRSGPYGQIFRPDNFVFGQSGAGNNWAKGHYTEGAELIDSVLDVVRKEAENCDCLQGFQVCHSLGGGTGSGMGTLLISKIREEYPDRMMLTFSVFPSPKVSDTVVEPYNATLSVHQLVENADECMVLDNEALYDICFRTLKLTTPSFGDLNHLISATMSGVTCCLRFPGQLNSDLRKLAVNLIPFPRLHFFMVGFAPLTSRGSQQYRALTVPELTQQMWDAKNMMCAADPRHGRYLTASAMFRGKMSTKEVDEQMINVQNKNSSYFVEWIPNNVKSTVCDIPPTGLKMASTFIGNSTSIQEMFRRVSEQFTAMFRRKAFLHWYTGEGMDEMEFTEAESNMNDLVSEYQQYQDATAEEDGYEYEDEEEVQEEA from the exons ATGCGGGAGATCCTTCACATCCAGGGAGGTCAATGCGGGAACCAGATCGGGGCTAAGTTCTGGGAGGTTGTGTGCGCGGAGCATGGGATCGACTCCACGGGGAGGTATCAGGGGGACAACGACCTCCAGCTCGAGCGCGTCAATGTCTACTACAACGAGGCCAGTTGCGGCCGCTTTGTCCCTCGTGCCGTGCTCATGGATCTAGAGCCGGGCACCATGGATAGCGTCAGATCCGGGCCGTACGGGCAGATATTCCGTCCCGATAACTTTGTTTTCGGGCAGTCCGGGGCGGGGAACAATTGGGCCAAGGGGCATTATACGGAGGGGGCCGAACTGATCGACTCCGTTCTCGATGTCGTCAGGAAAGAGGCGGAGAATTGCGACTGTTTGCAAG GGTTTCAGGTTTGCCACTCTTTAGGAGGTGGAACCGGGTCAGGAATGGGAACTCTTCTCATTTCCAAGATCAGAGAAGAGTACCCAGATAGAATGATGCTCACTTTCTCTGTTTTCCCATCTCCTAAGGTGTCTGATACTGTTGTTGAGCCCTACAACGCAACGCTCTCAGTTCATCAGCTTGTGGAAAATGCAGATGAGTGTATGGTCTTGGACAATGAAGCTCTATATGACATATGCTTTCGAACACTGAAGCTCACCACCCCAAGTT TTGGAGACCTCAATCACCTTATTTCTGCCACCATGAGTGGGGTTACTTGCTGCCTGCGCTTCCCTGGTCAACTGAATTCAGATCTCCGCAAGCTTGCAGTTAATCTGATCCCATTCCCTCGTTTGCACTTCTTCATGGTTGGTTTTGCTCCACTCACATCCCGTGGGTCACAGCAGTATCGGGCCCTTACTGTTCCTGAGCTCACCCAACAGATGTGGGATGCAAAGAACATGATGTGTGCTGCTGATCCTCGCCATGGTCGATATCTAACTGCTTCTGCTATGTTCCGTGGAAAGATGAGCACTAAGGAAGTGGACGAGCAGATGATCAATGTGCAGAACAAGAACTCATCCTACTTCGTTGAGTGGATCCCCAACAATGTTAAATCTACTGTTTGTGATATCCCTCCAACTGGTTTGAAAATGGCTTCAACATTTATTGGCAATTCTACATCCATTCAGGAAATGTTCAGGAGAGTCAGCGAACAGTTTACGGCCATGTTCCGCAGAAAGGCTTTCCTGCATTGGTACACAGGAGAAGGGATGGATGAAATGGAGTTTACAGAAGCAGAGAGCAACATGAATGATCTAGTTTCTGAGTACCAGCAGTACCAAGATGCTACAGCAGAAGAAGATGGCTATGAGTATGAAGATGAGGAGGAAGTTCAGGAGGAAGCCTAA
- the LOC122303245 gene encoding LOW QUALITY PROTEIN: probable CoA ligase CCL9 (The sequence of the model RefSeq protein was modified relative to this genomic sequence to represent the inferred CDS: substituted 1 base at 1 genomic stop codon) has product MENLTVTGMLRRVAGEFSSRRALSVSGKLDLTYARLQELVESAASRLVAAGVNVGDVVALVFPNTVEFVIMFMAVIRARATAAPLNPAYTSDEFEFYLADSESKLLLTSEKGNDPAQAAASKLKIPHVTATLPEGDAELILSLTQSESEKNSVSNLTNDPDDVSLFLHTSGTTSRPKGVPLTQLNLASSVQNIKTVYKLNESDSTVLVLPLFHVHGLLAGLLSSLGSGAAVALPAAGRFSASTFWPDMIQFNATWYTAVPTIHQIILDRHLDKPXPVYPKLRFIRSCSASLAPAILSRLEDSFGAPVLEAYAMTEAAHLMSSNPLPENGPHKTGSVGKPVGQEMVILDENGVVQEAERSGEVCIRGPNVTRGYKNNPEANKAAFRFGWFHTGDLGYLDSDGYLHLVGRIKELINRGGEKISPIEVDAVLLSHPDIAEAVVFGVPDDKYGEEINCAIIPREGSGIEEAEVLRFCKKNLAAFKVPKKVFVTNSLPKTATGKIQRRYVAEHFLAQISTAKVPKFGA; this is encoded by the exons ATGGAGAATCTAACAGTTACCGGGATGTTGAGACGAGTAGCCGGAGAATTCTCATCACGGCGGGCCCTCTCAGTCTCCGGAAAGTTAGACTTGACGTACGCTCGGCTTCAAGAACTCGTCGAAAGTGCCGCTTCTCGACTTGTCGCAGCTGGTGTAAACGTAGGCGACGTCGTGGCTCTCGTCTTCCCCAATACCGTCGAG TTTGTTATAATGTTTATGGCTGTGATAAGAGCCAGAGCCACGGCTGCGCCGCTCAACCCAGCCTACACCTCGGACGAGTTCGAGTTTTACCTCGCCGACTCAGAGTCGAAACTCCTGTTGACCTCAGAAAAAGGAAACGACCCAGCCCAAGCCGCCGCATCAAAACTGAAAATCCCTCACGTCACAGCCACACTCCCCGAAGGCGACGCCGAGCTCATTCTCTCACTGACTCAGTCCGAGTCGGAAAAAAACTCGGTCTCCAATCTCACCAACGATCCCGATGACGTGTCGCTCTTTCTCCACACGTCAGGCACCACGAGCCGCCCCAAGGGTGTACCCCTAACTCAGCTCAACTTGGCCTCCTCCGTGCAAAACATTAAAACGGTTTACAAACTCAACGAGTCTGACTCAACCGTGTTAGTCCTCCCCCTATTCCACGTCCACGGCCTATTAGCCGGGTTGCTGAGTTCGCTCGGCTCCGGTGCCGCCGTGGCTCTCCCCGCCGCAGGACGTTTCTCGGCTTCAACATTTTGGCCCGACATGATCCAATTCAACGCCACATGGTACACCGCGGTCCCGACCATCCACCAAATCATATTGGATCGGCACTTGGATAAACCGTAACCCGTATACCCGAAGCTCAGGTTTATTCGAAGCTGCAGCGCGTCGCTGGCGCCGGCCATATTGAGCAGGCTGGAGGACTCATTCGGGGCACCCGTATTGGAAGCGTATGCCATGACCGAAGCGGCCCATCTCATGTCGTCGAACCCGTTACCGGAAAATGGGCCTCACAAGACTGGGTCGGTAGGAAAACCGGTGGGTCAAGAAATGGTGATATTGGACGAGAACGGTGTGGTTCAAGAGGCAGAGAGGAGTGGGGAGGTGTGCATCAGGGGACCAAACGTGACAAGGGGCTACAAAAATAACCCAGAGGCAAATAAGGCTGCTTTTCGGTTCGGATGGTTTCATACGGGTGATCTCGGGTATTTGGATTCGGACGGATATTTGCATCTAGTTGGTCGGATCAAAGAGCTCATTAACCGTGGAG GGGAGAAAATATCGCCGATTGAGGTGGATGCAGTTCTTCTATCCCATCCTGATATTGCCGAAGCAGTTGTTTTCGGAGTACCTGATGACAAATATGGCGAAGAG ATTAACTGTGCAATCATACCAAGAGAAGGATCGGGCATTGAAGAAGCAGAGGTACTAAGGTTTTGCAAGAAAAATCTTGCAGCCTTCAAAGTCCCCAAAAAGGTTTTTGTCACCAATTCTCTCCCGAAGACCGCTACTGGCAAAATCCAAAGGCGCTATGTAGCAGAACACTTCCTTGCTCAAATCTCAACTGCCAAAGTCCCCAAGTTTGGAGCCTAG